Within the Glycine max cultivar Williams 82 chromosome 12, Glycine_max_v4.0, whole genome shotgun sequence genome, the region TCCTTTCGTAAATTGTCTTTCTGACACGTTTATGAGTTGCTACAGCAGCTGCATTATCTCTAGGAGCATCCATGCTTCCTAGTTCCTACAACCAAAATATTAgcaaattaaatacaaatatgaATGGCTGCCATGACTGAACAACTAAATTTGATTGCAAAGTACGAAACAATAAACGTAATCATGAATTTACAACTTGTTTTACATGGAAAGAAATTTAGAACAAGTAAACTTGGTAAAAGAACCTGAGACACTAATTGAGATCTGATCCTAAGatagaaatatataatataacaatagCTATATATAACAACGCGACATTTTGCTTCATGTATAACAATATCACCTTTctttacaattaattatttgtacaagtcaatttcatttttcattcccACATTAAGGGGCATGCGTCTGCTCTTTTATGAGTTGGAAATGTCTAGCGTAAGAAGCATTTTGTTGGCatgttttcaattaatttaaaggATACGGTTCTTTCATTTCACATACCCAATTTGATTAGCATATTATTAACCATCCATTCCCAGTGGAATCTGAATTGTTGCCTCCATTTTTCTacattacatatttttattagttttattaattataacttCCTAAAGCTGAGTTAGAATCTTTCTAACTAGTACCCGTAACAGTTCTTACATCTATCTTAATGTCTTGCTGATATAATGCAACAACTTGTAGACTGCAATTTGTGATACATGAACTACAAAATTTAAGAATGATGTTAAATTGTTTTATCTATGTAAACAGATTTAAGACAAACAGAAAGGACATAGGTGAGATAAAAGGCTAGTAGCCTAGTAGTAGTAGAGaatccttcttcttcctttctctctcttattgGCTACCACTTAGCAACTATTGGTGGTCTTCAAGACTCGAGTACTAGGAAACGATGTCGTTTCACATAAAAGTTTAGTTCAAAAGCAAAAAAGATGCGACCACAGTGGGAGTCGAACCCACGACCTTCTGATCCGAAGTCAGACGCGCTAATCCACTGCGCTATGCGGTCTTTCATATGCTATGaatcttcaaatatttttaatattgttactattttctcaatttatattgcccctttctttttctctgcTTCGAAATTACACTACACATGAATCCACAAGATAACGCTACACATCCATTGTCACctaaactgatgttaatgtttttaatataatcaTTCATTAACAACCATGTTATCCATATCATATCatagtatttatatttcttGTTTACATTTTTCCAATGAACAATCCTTAGAAAGTTTCACCAAACATATGTATACGTCCATCAGTGATGAACTTAGCATTCTCTAATTGTCTTGCATAGCAAAAAGCTAAGGTTACAGAAGGCGAAAAACTCATTACACATTTTTCAACTGAAATTCTTGATCACGGGAGCTATTGTGGTAAATTCTGAACTGTAGCCTGTTATGGTTAATCATGTGGTAAGTGCATCTAGAAGAAAATTGGATCATCCAAGAATTTTATCACCAAAATCAGGAAAAAGTCTTGTAGTTCAATAGACTTGACCCTCTTCAACCTCTTTATCTTTCTTGACATGTCTAATATAGTTTAGCCTATATGAACGGTGTGTTTGGATAACATATAATAATCAATCTTATCCCACAAATCATGGAGATATcatgaaaaaatagaaacaactatttgttgctttgtttccaccaaaaaaaaaaattgattatttatcaTCATAAAGCTAATCCAAACATTGCAATTGAGTGTTTAGAAATGTGGTGGATCATGTTCTGGTGTGGTAAAATATCATGGTGGAAcaccatgatttttttaattagctaACAATCCAAACACACTGTATTTATAGGCTATTTGGTTCTGGAAGACCATCAAGTTGCTCATCCCAAAACTGACATTCGGTAACACCTACCTACATAAACAGAAGTTTTGTGGAATTGccagttatataaaaaaaaatgaaaacatatacCGTAAACTTATTTTCACTGCTAAAACATTCACATaatctcttcttttatttatttatttattcgaGTCATGTGTTATAGGAATTTTAGTTAAACTTTATTTTCAACACATTTGAATTTAGGCAAGATAAAGGGATGTTTGGTTtggttattttctattttcattttcactgaaaacagaaaacggtgatgaaaatgtgtttggttgaatttttaaaaacatttttagtgaaaatgaaaataagaaataatcaaaaaataaaaataataaaatctcgttttcagtTGATAAACCTCAGTCTCATAGACTTCCAAGTAAGACCATTCTTTGAACGTGTTTTATTGCCAACGATTCTCAGTCACTAGCACAAGAATCCACGTGAAATTCTTAGTTCAACCATGTTCAAAAAACAAGACTGCAGCCAGTACTAACTTTACATACCAGATCCAACTTTGTCACAGAACAGTGCAGCTAAAATTGATGGATACACAACGAAAGCTCAATATATCAATATTCCACCAAACGGCAAGGACATGGAATCAGCTTAGAATGTGATTAGTACTTTAATACAAGCCGCCCACATGTCCCAGATTACTATCAGTATCTTCCCtgcaaaaaacaacaaaaacaagtcATCTTTTCCATTGATTTGAGACAAAGTTTACAATTTTTCCACTAGCAAAGAATACAGAGATATGGACTCATCAATTACAGTTTCACACAAGTATAAAATATTGaactaaatatttgataaaaaaaaaatagaagcatCAGTTTTTATCTCTATTCTGACTAATTTGATCCAGAATCAGAAACTTGAATATTTCTACATTTTTAGATCTCTAGTATACCTCTCCAGTAAAAGTGCCTGGGCCAGAAGGTGGATATCTTTGTTGCGATCCTGTCTGTTCTTTGGCAGGATGGTTCCCCAGCTCAGCCTGTTCAAATTCCTCCTTGTATGCTGATTTGAAATCCTGCACATATGATGGGGTAAAAGTATCACCCCTCGCCTCTGAAGCACCATGCCTAGGCACAGGAtctcttctttctccttgtCCCGGTCGTCCAATGTTCTGCTGTGGCATAtaatttcttctttctccttgtcCTGGTGGTCCAAAGCTCTGCTGTTGTGCATATTGTGGTGAAGATGGCCCATATCTTTGCTGTTGGGGATAATTCTGTGATGCTTGATCAAAGTTCTGTTGGGGAGGATAATTTTGCGGTGCCTGACCATAGTTCTGTTGGGGTGGATAATTTTGTGATGCTTGGCCAAAGTTCTGTTGGGGTGGATAATTTTGTGATGCCTGGCCATAGTTCTGTTGGGGTGGATAATTCTGTGATGCCTGGCCATAATTCTGTTGGGGTGGATAATTCTGTGATGCTCGAACAAAGTTCTGTTGGGGCGGATAATTCTGTGATGCTGGACCATAGTTCTGTTGGGGTGGATAATTCTGTGATGCTTGACCAGAGTTCTGTTGGGGTGGATAATTTTGCGAAGGCCCATAGTTCCTTCCACCCCTTGGCATGGGTCCCTGACTATTGTAAGAGGGATTCCCTTGGGGGCTTGGCACTGGATTCTCTTGCCGGTTGTATTGACCAGGACTCCTATTCCAGTCTCGTCTTCCCTGATTCCTCCCAAACTGTACTGGTGGAGGTCGAGGGATAATTGTTCCATTAATGTACTGATCTCCTATTTATCACACATGAAAATTACATTCAGAAACATTCTTGCAATCAAAAGGGTAGCAAATCAATGTAGTGCTGATCATATAGCTAACATTGAAATTGAACTACCAATGAATAGATTCAGTCAACTTATTATAGCATGACCAAActtctgaaaagaaaaaaaaaacttacctcCATACTGTTTGTTCACGGGATCAATATAGGAATCTGGTAGCACGAAGATGACTCCGGGAAGACCTATTAAGATGTAGCAAATCCAAGATCAAATTATTTTCTCTGGACTGGGTCATGGAATTTGGAAGTAGGAACAAACAAATACCTTCAAATTTTTTGGACTCTTCTTCAGTCATGACCGCCTGAAAGCCTATGTAAGTTGTTGTGCTGCACGCATATATTTTCTTCTTGGCCTCTTCCAAACTAAAACCACGAATTCAAAGAAAAAGCAGGACTAAGAAACAAGCTGTAATAATTTTGTGCTTAACATAGGAACAGTTATTTGAGAGGAACCTGATGTTGAGACCCTTGGCACAAGTCTCTTCGTAAACGCGAACCATGTCTTCGGGAGAGGGTTTGTTGTCCTTGTCTTTGAATTCCATGACGATGAGCCAGTGGTTGTAGTCGCAGCCCTCGAAGAGAATGGTATCGGGACCAATCTCATCGGGGATGTTGCTCTGCCGCTGCGAGGATCGAAAAgagagaagtgaaattgagctTGACCTGAATGAACGGGGCTGAACCACACCCTTCGGTGACTGCAAACTCCATGAAACACCGCACCGAATGGGGACGGAATACGATGCCGCATGCACAGAGAAAGACTGGGCGACGCCGGAGAGTGCTCTGACGGTGCGGCGGAGGTGAATTAACGACGACGCCATGCGTAGGGTTTTGGGAGATTAGGGTTTTAGGGCCTTTTCGTCTGTTCTGTTCTTCGAGAGAAGTATATGAAGAATATTTTAGGAAGGAAATGAATCAATTGCTACAAATTaggaatattatatatatatatatatatatatatatatatatatatatatatatatatatataagtaattatcAATTTGCTACTtatattgtattaaaaaatacatcaaattgatttctaaatttttaaaagctaCTATTAGATTTTTcaagttatttaaaatacatcaattaggttctaaaattatttaacatgcatcgaattatttttgttattttatttaaataatttgagaATTTGGAGcacttaaaattttgaaatcaaattagtacaatttaaataatataaagatcaaattgataattaagtaaaaaaaaaaaataggaatgcaattaaataaaaaataggaatgCAATtccactagttttttttttctgaatacaATTGCACCTAGGTGAACATAACATGCCCCATCTTTTTTTATTACGAGGATGAATTACTGCATAAAtctatagttttaaaaaaagatgttgCATAAATTTGCAATCAATCAATGAttaatatatgtaaacaaaacaaaaatcaatgattaata harbors:
- the LOC100807195 gene encoding multiple organellar RNA editing factor 1, mitochondrial → MASSLIHLRRTVRALSGVAQSFSVHAASYSVPIRCGVSWSLQSPKGVVQPRSFRSSSISLLSFRSSQRQSNIPDEIGPDTILFEGCDYNHWLIVMEFKDKDNKPSPEDMVRVYEETCAKGLNISLEEAKKKIYACSTTTYIGFQAVMTEEESKKFEGLPGVIFVLPDSYIDPVNKQYGGDQYINGTIIPRPPPVQFGRNQGRRDWNRSPGQYNRQENPVPSPQGNPSYNSQGPMPRGGRNYGPSQNYPPQQNSGQASQNYPPQQNYGPASQNYPPQQNFVRASQNYPPQQNYGQASQNYPPQQNYGQASQNYPPQQNFGQASQNYPPQQNYGQAPQNYPPQQNFDQASQNYPQQQRYGPSSPQYAQQQSFGPPGQGERRNYMPQQNIGRPGQGERRDPVPRHGASEARGDTFTPSYVQDFKSAYKEEFEQAELGNHPAKEQTGSQQRYPPSGPGTFTGEGRY